In Nitrobacteraceae bacterium AZCC 1564, the following proteins share a genomic window:
- a CDS encoding zinc protease (product_source=KO:K07263; cath_funfam=3.30.830.10; cleavage_site_network=SignalP-noTM; cog=COG0612; ko=KO:K07263; pfam=PF00675,PF05193; superfamily=63411), producing MITTRRDLARIAAALVVAATSLFAASDPACAATKIQRLISPGGIEAWFVQDATVPLVAMEYAFIGGSTQDTADKQGIGSFTANMLDEGAGDLDSKAFHERLERRAITMNFSVTRDYFRGSMRMLKDDSGEAFDLLRLALTSPRFDAEPLERVRSQMISNARRETTNPVAIAGHRFWEQAYGTHPYAWRPNGTVESLTAIQAADLKNYAQRILAKDTLKVAVIGDIDAETLGKLLDKTFGALPAKANLNPVPATSAAKPPQHAFVVLDVPQTSINFGGPGIARNDPDFMAAYIVNHILGGGTLSSRLYKEVREKRGLAYSVSQSLIWMNKSSVFAGATATRADKATETLDTITSEIARMGREGPTQQELDGAKSYLKGSQMLALDTSSKLASALVQYQLDNLGIDYIEKRNAIVDAVTLDDAKRVAKRIWGQGLLSVSVGRASQATAEPAVPAKAN from the coding sequence GTGATCACCACACGCCGTGACCTGGCCCGCATCGCAGCCGCGCTTGTCGTCGCCGCAACATCACTTTTCGCCGCCTCCGATCCGGCGTGCGCCGCGACGAAAATCCAGCGCCTGATCTCTCCGGGCGGGATCGAAGCATGGTTCGTGCAGGACGCCACCGTTCCCCTGGTGGCGATGGAATACGCCTTCATCGGTGGATCGACGCAGGATACGGCCGACAAACAGGGTATCGGCAGCTTCACCGCCAACATGCTTGATGAAGGCGCCGGCGACCTCGACAGCAAAGCGTTCCACGAGCGACTGGAGCGTCGTGCCATCACGATGAACTTTTCGGTCACCCGCGATTATTTCCGCGGCTCCATGCGCATGCTGAAGGACGACAGCGGCGAAGCCTTTGACCTCCTACGCTTAGCGCTCACCTCTCCGCGGTTCGATGCCGAACCGCTGGAGCGCGTTCGCTCGCAGATGATCTCGAATGCGCGCCGCGAGACCACGAACCCCGTTGCCATCGCGGGTCATCGCTTCTGGGAACAAGCTTACGGGACGCACCCTTATGCATGGCGACCAAACGGCACGGTGGAGAGCCTTACAGCCATTCAGGCTGCGGACCTTAAAAATTATGCGCAGCGCATCTTGGCGAAAGATACCCTGAAGGTTGCTGTCATCGGCGATATTGACGCCGAAACTCTCGGCAAGCTGCTCGACAAGACATTCGGAGCGCTTCCCGCCAAGGCAAACCTCAACCCGGTCCCCGCAACCAGCGCGGCGAAGCCCCCGCAGCATGCATTTGTCGTGCTGGATGTACCGCAGACCTCCATCAATTTTGGGGGCCCTGGCATCGCGCGCAACGATCCAGACTTCATGGCCGCCTATATCGTGAACCACATCCTAGGCGGCGGCACCCTTTCGTCGCGACTTTACAAGGAAGTGCGCGAGAAGCGCGGCCTTGCTTATTCCGTGTCACAATCCCTGATCTGGATGAACAAATCGTCGGTTTTTGCCGGGGCCACCGCCACTCGCGCGGACAAAGCAACCGAGACCCTCGACACCATCACCAGTGAGATCGCGCGAATGGGCCGCGAGGGCCCAACGCAGCAGGAATTGGACGGGGCGAAATCCTATCTCAAGGGATCGCAGATGCTGGCGCTCGATACCTCGTCAAAGCTCGCAAGCGCACTCGTGCAGTATCAGCTCGACAACCTCGGCATCGACTACATCGAAAAACGCAATGCAATCGTCGATGCGGTGACGCTGGATGATGCCAAGCGCGTCGCGAAACGCATCTGGGGCCAGGGCCTGCTGAGCGTCAGCGTCGGCCGCGCCTCGCAAGCAACTGCCGAGCCGGCCGTACCCGCCAAGGCGAACTAG
- a CDS encoding threonine/homoserine/homoserine lactone efflux protein (product_source=COG1280; cog=COG1280; pfam=PF01810; superfamily=81452; transmembrane_helix_parts=Outside_1_9,TMhelix_10_32,Inside_33_38,TMhelix_39_61,Outside_62_70,TMhelix_71_93,Inside_94_112,TMhelix_113_135,Outside_136_149,TMhelix_150_172,Inside_173_184,TMhelix_185_207,Outside_208_210), whose protein sequence is MLGIHDLWLFVLSGFLLNVTPGPDTAYIVGRSIQLGWRGGIVAALGICCGCLVHVFAAAIGLSALLAASSTAFAIVKLIGAIYLCYVGVRMVLSDGMANVTPDREGPASLRTVFWQGVLTNALNPKVALFFLAFLPQFVAADSPHKALAFAVLGIIFNVNGTLWNCGVALVAAKAVYRARQAGRTVAWINRSLGALFVYLGIRVAMIEVR, encoded by the coding sequence ATGCTCGGTATTCATGATCTCTGGCTGTTCGTTCTCTCCGGCTTTCTTCTGAACGTTACGCCCGGTCCCGATACGGCCTACATCGTCGGCCGCAGCATTCAGCTCGGCTGGCGTGGCGGCATCGTCGCGGCACTCGGTATTTGTTGTGGCTGCCTTGTGCATGTCTTCGCGGCCGCCATCGGTCTGTCGGCGCTCCTGGCTGCATCATCGACAGCTTTTGCAATCGTGAAGCTGATCGGAGCGATTTATCTTTGTTACGTGGGCGTTCGGATGGTGCTCAGTGATGGGATGGCGAACGTAACGCCGGACCGCGAAGGGCCAGCCAGCCTGCGGACCGTGTTCTGGCAGGGCGTGCTCACCAATGCGCTAAACCCGAAAGTCGCGCTGTTCTTTCTGGCGTTTCTGCCACAGTTCGTCGCCGCCGATTCACCTCACAAGGCGCTTGCTTTTGCAGTGTTGGGGATCATTTTCAACGTCAACGGCACGCTGTGGAATTGTGGCGTAGCGCTCGTTGCAGCGAAAGCTGTATACCGTGCGAGACAGGCAGGGAGAACGGTTGCGTGGATCAACCGCTCACTTGGCGCGCTGTTTGTCTATCTCGGTATTCGCGTGGCGATGATCGAGGTGCGCTAG
- a CDS encoding molecular chaperone IbpA (product_source=KO:K04080; cath_funfam=2.60.40.790; cog=COG0071; ko=KO:K04080; pfam=PF00011; superfamily=49764), with the protein MRTFDLTPFYRSTVGFDRLFSLLDQVNGDGAPGYPPYNIERTGENDFRITVAVSGFSQNEISIVAKENTLTIKGEKVANENSKGQSEVLYRGIASRAFERQFQLADFVQVKNASLENGLLHVDLVREIPEAAKPRQIPITTSASASQVTEKAAA; encoded by the coding sequence ATGCGTACTTTTGATCTCACCCCGTTCTATCGTTCCACTGTTGGCTTTGACCGCCTGTTTTCGCTGCTTGATCAAGTAAACGGCGACGGCGCGCCGGGCTATCCGCCCTACAATATTGAGCGCACCGGCGAGAACGATTTCCGAATTACAGTCGCCGTATCCGGCTTCTCGCAAAATGAAATCTCGATTGTCGCGAAGGAAAACACGCTGACAATCAAGGGCGAGAAGGTTGCGAACGAGAACAGCAAAGGCCAGTCCGAGGTGCTCTATCGCGGCATCGCGTCGCGTGCTTTCGAGCGTCAATTCCAGCTCGCCGACTTCGTGCAAGTGAAGAACGCCTCGCTCGAGAATGGCCTGCTCCATGTGGATCTCGTCCGCGAGATTCCGGAGGCCGCCAAGCCCCGCCAGATTCCGATCACGACATCGGCTTCTGCGTCACAAGTGACCGAGAAGGCTGCGGCCTAA
- a CDS encoding alpha-beta hydrolase superfamily lysophospholipase (product_source=COG2267; cath_funfam=3.40.50.1820; cog=COG2267; superfamily=53474), whose amino-acid sequence MLAASDDTIVSTAAIEEFAYHLRAGAHLVIPGSKHEILQEQDRYRQQFWAAFDAFVPGTPLFG is encoded by the coding sequence ATGCTTGCGGCGAGTGACGATACGATCGTTTCCACCGCGGCGATCGAGGAATTCGCCTATCATCTGCGCGCGGGGGCGCATCTCGTCATTCCCGGCTCCAAACACGAAATCCTGCAGGAGCAGGATCGTTACCGCCAGCAGTTCTGGGCTGCCTTCGACGCCTTCGTACCGGGTACCCCGTTGTTCGGCTAG
- a CDS encoding alpha-beta hydrolase superfamily lysophospholipase (product_source=COG2267; cath_funfam=3.40.50.1820; cog=COG2267; pfam=PF12146; superfamily=53474): protein MTLVSTPSNPVPDNVVSGTIKTPDGAELRFARWQPPANRKGTVCVFTGRAECIEKYFETVRDLRERGFAVAMIDWRGQGHSSRQLRDPRKGYVRRFSDFEIDVETFVQQIMLPDCPPPYFALAHSMGGAVLLRVARSGKRWFDRIILSAPMIDLPGLSMKAPTRMLVRGLRWLGMGGNYVPGGNGKLVGTNGFIGNPLTSDPVRYARNAAISRGGPDARYCVPHGGVGGFRVQGDDGFSRAGLSIPHPPADFDACGE, encoded by the coding sequence ATGACGCTCGTTTCCACGCCGTCCAATCCCGTGCCCGACAACGTCGTGAGCGGCACCATCAAGACGCCTGATGGCGCTGAGCTGCGGTTCGCGCGGTGGCAGCCGCCCGCCAACCGCAAGGGCACTGTTTGCGTCTTTACTGGGCGGGCAGAATGCATCGAGAAATATTTCGAGACGGTGCGTGACCTTCGCGAGCGCGGCTTCGCTGTCGCGATGATCGACTGGCGGGGGCAGGGCCATTCATCGCGGCAATTGCGCGATCCGCGGAAGGGCTACGTGCGCCGATTTTCCGATTTTGAGATCGATGTCGAGACCTTCGTCCAGCAGATCATGCTGCCGGATTGCCCGCCACCTTACTTTGCGTTGGCGCATTCGATGGGTGGCGCAGTCCTCCTTCGCGTGGCGCGCTCCGGTAAGCGCTGGTTCGACCGCATCATCCTCTCGGCGCCGATGATCGATCTGCCCGGCCTAAGCATGAAGGCGCCGACCCGGATGCTGGTGCGTGGACTGCGCTGGCTTGGCATGGGAGGCAACTATGTACCCGGCGGCAACGGGAAGCTGGTCGGAACGAACGGCTTTATCGGCAATCCTCTGACATCCGACCCGGTTCGCTATGCGCGCAATGCTGCGATCTCTCGAGGAGGACCCGACGCTCGGTATTGCGTCCCCCACGGTGGCGTGGGCGGATTCCGCGTTCAAGGCGATGATGGATTTTCGCGCGCTGGACTATCCATCCCGCATCCGCCAGCCGATTTTGATGCTTGCGGCGAGTGA
- a CDS encoding glutamate synthase (NADPH/NADH) large chain (product_source=KO:K00265; cath_funfam=2.160.20.60,3.20.20.70,3.60.20.10; cog=COG0067,COG0069,COG0070; ko=KO:K00265; pfam=PF00310,PF01493,PF01645,PF04898; superfamily=51395,56235,69336): MSGSEFERDDIKVDAPMADQALKPREHTWRPTAEGLYDPALEKDSCGVGFIANIKGKKSHQIISDAISILCNLEHRGAVGADPRAGDGAGILVQIPHAFFARKAKELGFTLPKPGDYAVGSLFMPREKPWREVIQGIIADQVKKEHLTLIGWREVPTDNSSLGETVKPTEPNVMQVFIGRGKNTKSEDDFERHLYILRKAISNAIYQRRERSLAGYYPMSMSCRTVVYKGMFLADQLGKYYPDLHEADFESALALVHQRFSTNTFPAWSLAHPYRMIAHNGEINTLRGNVNWMAARQASVSSELYGEDITKLWPISYEGQSDTACFDNALEFLVQGGYSLSHAVMMMIPEAWAGNPLMDEKRRSFYEYHAALMEPWDGPAAIAFTDGRQIGATLDRNGLRPARYLVTKDDRIVMASEMGVLTIPEDQIVTKWRLQPGKMLLVDLQQGRLIPDDEIKAELAKSHPYREWLDRTQIVLEDMAESPAKASRSNLSLLDRQQTFGYSQEDLNILMTPMASTGEEAAGSMGTDTPLSALSNKPKSLFTYFKQNFAQVTNPPIDPIREELVMSLVSIIGPRPNLFDLEGLSKTKRLEVRQPILTDADLEKIRSIAEAADNHFKSRALDTTFHAGLGASGMEQVLDELCGRAEAAVREGVNIIILSDRAAGSDRVPIPSLLACAAVHHHLIRVGLRTSVGLVVESGEPREVHHFACLAGYGAEAINPYLAFESIIAMKDQLPAKLDDKEIVKRYIKSIGKGLLKVMSKMGISTYQSYCGAQIFDAVGLKADFVAKYFAGTHTRIEGVGLAEIAEEAVRRHSEAFGDQQVYKTALDVGGEYAFRSRGEEHAWNAETVSLLQHAVRGNSQERYRAFAKVLNEQSERLLTLRGLFRIKTAEEDKRKPVPLEEVEPAKEIVKRFATGAMSFGSISREAHTTLAVAMNRIGGKSNTGEGGEEADRFKPLPNGDSLRSAIKQVASGRFGVTTEYLVNSDMMQIKMAQGAKPGEGGQLPGHKVDATIAKVRHSTPGVGLISPPPHHDIYSIEDLAQLIYDLKNVNPDGQVSVKLVSEIGVGTVAAGVAKARADHVTISGFEGGTGASPLTSIKHAGSPWELGIAETHQTLVRERLRSRIVVQVDGGFRTGRDVVIGALLGADEMGFATAPLIAAGCIMMRKCHLNTCPVGVATQDPVLRKRFTGQPEHVINYFFFVAEEVREIMASLGFRTFQEMVGQSQMLDQTRLLAHWKAKGLDFSKLFYKQQALPGQKIYHAEAQDHHLENVLDRTLIKEARAAIDRGAPVKISAEIHNTDRSAGAMLSGAVAKAYGHEGLPLDTIHVSLKGTAGQAFGAWLARGVTFDLEGEGNDYVGKGLSGGRIIVRPPRISGIVPEESIIVGNTVLYGAIEGEAYLQGVAGERFAVRNSGAIAVVEGAGDHCCEYMTGGIVVVLGRTGRNFAAGMSGGVAYVIDEDGTFEKRCNMAMVELEPVLSEEFVNENAFHQSGDLEAHGRVDVFANLLGADVERLHVLIARHAKLTGSARAQHILANWKTYLPMFRKVMPVEYRRALKELKSREPEEPKIAIGA; this comes from the coding sequence ATGAGCGGGTCAGAGTTCGAGCGTGACGACATCAAGGTGGATGCGCCCATGGCGGACCAGGCCTTGAAACCACGCGAACACACTTGGCGCCCGACAGCCGAGGGTCTGTACGATCCTGCGCTGGAAAAAGACTCCTGCGGTGTCGGCTTCATCGCCAACATCAAGGGCAAGAAATCGCATCAGATCATCAGCGATGCGATCAGCATTCTTTGCAATCTCGAGCATCGCGGCGCCGTCGGCGCTGATCCACGCGCCGGCGACGGTGCGGGCATCCTCGTGCAGATTCCGCACGCGTTCTTCGCGCGCAAGGCCAAGGAACTCGGCTTCACGCTGCCGAAGCCCGGCGACTACGCCGTGGGCTCTCTCTTCATGCCGCGCGAAAAGCCATGGCGCGAGGTGATCCAGGGCATCATCGCGGATCAGGTCAAGAAAGAGCATCTGACGCTGATCGGCTGGCGCGAAGTGCCGACCGACAACTCATCGCTCGGTGAAACGGTCAAGCCGACCGAACCGAATGTGATGCAGGTGTTCATCGGCCGCGGCAAGAACACCAAGTCGGAAGACGATTTCGAACGTCATCTCTACATCCTGCGTAAGGCAATCTCGAACGCGATCTATCAGCGTCGCGAGCGCTCGCTTGCGGGCTATTATCCGATGTCGATGTCGTGCCGGACGGTTGTCTACAAGGGCATGTTCCTCGCCGACCAGCTCGGCAAGTACTATCCGGACCTGCACGAAGCGGACTTCGAATCTGCGCTGGCGCTGGTTCACCAGCGCTTCTCCACCAACACCTTCCCGGCGTGGTCGCTGGCGCATCCTTATCGCATGATCGCGCACAACGGCGAGATCAACACGCTGCGCGGCAACGTCAACTGGATGGCCGCGCGCCAAGCCTCAGTGAGTTCGGAGCTCTACGGCGAGGACATCACCAAGCTCTGGCCGATTTCCTATGAAGGCCAGTCGGACACGGCTTGCTTCGACAACGCTCTCGAATTCCTCGTGCAGGGCGGTTACTCGCTGTCGCATGCCGTGATGATGATGATTCCGGAAGCATGGGCCGGCAATCCGCTGATGGATGAGAAGCGCCGCTCGTTCTACGAATATCATGCAGCCTTGATGGAGCCGTGGGACGGCCCTGCGGCAATCGCCTTCACCGACGGCCGCCAGATCGGCGCGACGCTCGACCGTAACGGCCTTCGTCCGGCGCGCTATCTCGTGACCAAGGACGACCGCATCGTCATGGCGTCCGAAATGGGCGTGCTGACCATTCCGGAGGACCAGATCGTCACCAAGTGGCGCCTGCAGCCCGGCAAGATGCTGCTGGTCGATCTTCAGCAGGGCCGCTTGATCCCCGACGACGAGATCAAGGCAGAGCTCGCCAAGAGCCATCCTTATCGCGAGTGGCTCGACCGCACGCAGATCGTGCTTGAGGACATGGCAGAATCGCCGGCCAAGGCCTCGCGTTCCAACCTATCGCTGCTCGATCGGCAGCAGACGTTTGGCTACAGCCAGGAAGACCTGAACATCCTGATGACGCCGATGGCGTCCACCGGCGAAGAAGCCGCGGGCTCCATGGGCACCGACACGCCGCTGTCGGCGCTGTCGAACAAGCCGAAGTCGCTGTTCACGTACTTCAAGCAAAACTTCGCGCAGGTGACGAACCCGCCGATTGACCCGATCCGCGAGGAGCTGGTGATGAGTCTCGTCTCGATCATCGGCCCGCGTCCGAATCTGTTCGACCTTGAAGGCCTGTCGAAGACCAAGCGCCTCGAAGTGCGTCAGCCGATTCTGACCGACGCGGACCTCGAGAAGATCCGTTCGATCGCGGAAGCCGCCGACAATCACTTCAAGTCCCGCGCGCTCGACACCACCTTCCATGCGGGCCTTGGCGCCTCTGGCATGGAACAGGTGCTTGATGAACTGTGCGGACGCGCCGAAGCAGCCGTGCGTGAAGGCGTCAACATCATCATCCTGTCGGACCGCGCCGCTGGCTCCGACCGCGTTCCGATTCCGTCGCTGCTGGCCTGCGCCGCCGTGCATCATCACCTGATCCGCGTCGGTCTGCGCACGTCCGTCGGTCTCGTGGTCGAGTCCGGTGAGCCGCGCGAAGTGCATCATTTTGCCTGTCTCGCGGGCTATGGGGCCGAGGCGATCAATCCGTACCTGGCGTTTGAGTCCATCATCGCGATGAAGGACCAATTGCCGGCCAAGCTCGACGACAAGGAAATCGTTAAGCGCTACATCAAGTCGATCGGCAAGGGCCTGCTCAAGGTCATGTCGAAGATGGGCATCTCCACCTATCAGTCTTATTGCGGCGCGCAGATCTTCGACGCCGTCGGCCTGAAGGCGGATTTCGTCGCGAAGTACTTCGCGGGCACGCACACGCGCATCGAGGGTGTCGGCCTTGCCGAGATCGCTGAAGAAGCCGTGCGCCGCCACAGCGAGGCTTTCGGCGACCAACAGGTCTACAAGACCGCTCTCGACGTCGGCGGCGAATATGCCTTCCGTTCGCGGGGTGAAGAGCATGCGTGGAACGCGGAAACCGTTTCGCTCCTCCAGCATGCCGTGCGCGGCAATTCGCAGGAGCGCTATCGTGCGTTCGCGAAGGTTCTGAACGAACAGTCCGAGCGGCTGCTAACGCTGCGCGGCCTGTTCCGCATCAAGACTGCCGAGGAAGACAAGCGCAAGCCGGTGCCTCTCGAGGAAGTCGAGCCGGCGAAGGAAATCGTCAAGCGCTTCGCCACCGGCGCGATGTCGTTCGGCTCGATTTCCCGTGAAGCCCACACCACGCTTGCGGTCGCCATGAACCGCATCGGCGGCAAATCCAACACCGGCGAAGGCGGCGAGGAAGCGGATCGCTTCAAGCCGCTTCCGAATGGCGACTCGCTGCGTTCAGCGATCAAGCAGGTAGCTTCGGGCCGTTTCGGCGTGACGACGGAATATCTCGTCAACTCCGACATGATGCAGATCAAGATGGCGCAAGGCGCGAAGCCCGGCGAAGGCGGTCAGTTGCCCGGCCACAAGGTCGACGCGACCATCGCCAAGGTGCGTCACTCCACTCCGGGCGTCGGTCTGATTTCGCCGCCGCCGCACCACGACATCTATTCGATCGAAGACCTCGCGCAGCTCATCTACGACCTCAAGAACGTCAATCCGGACGGTCAGGTGTCGGTGAAGCTGGTTTCGGAAATCGGCGTCGGCACGGTTGCCGCGGGCGTTGCCAAGGCACGCGCCGACCACGTCACCATTTCCGGCTTCGAGGGCGGCACGGGCGCTTCGCCTCTCACCTCGATCAAGCACGCCGGCTCGCCATGGGAGCTCGGCATCGCCGAAACCCACCAGACGCTGGTGCGTGAACGTCTGCGCAGCCGGATCGTGGTGCAGGTCGACGGCGGCTTCCGCACCGGACGCGACGTCGTGATCGGCGCGCTGCTCGGCGCAGATGAAATGGGCTTCGCCACTGCTCCGCTGATTGCGGCGGGCTGCATCATGATGCGCAAGTGCCATCTCAACACCTGCCCGGTCGGCGTCGCGACGCAGGATCCTGTGCTGCGCAAGCGCTTCACTGGCCAGCCCGAGCACGTGATCAACTACTTCTTCTTCGTTGCCGAGGAAGTGCGCGAGATCATGGCGTCACTTGGCTTCCGCACCTTCCAGGAAATGGTCGGCCAGAGCCAGATGCTCGACCAGACACGCCTGTTGGCGCACTGGAAGGCAAAGGGGCTCGACTTCTCGAAGCTGTTCTACAAGCAGCAGGCGCTGCCCGGTCAGAAGATCTATCACGCGGAAGCGCAGGACCATCATCTTGAGAACGTGCTGGACCGCACGCTCATCAAGGAAGCCCGCGCAGCCATTGACCGCGGTGCTCCGGTGAAGATCTCCGCCGAGATCCACAACACCGACCGCAGCGCGGGCGCGATGCTGTCTGGTGCGGTGGCCAAAGCCTACGGCCACGAAGGTCTGCCGCTCGATACCATTCACGTCAGCCTCAAGGGCACCGCAGGCCAGGCATTCGGCGCGTGGCTGGCGCGTGGCGTCACCTTCGATCTTGAAGGTGAAGGCAACGACTATGTCGGCAAGGGCCTCTCAGGTGGCCGCATCATCGTGCGTCCGCCGCGGATTTCAGGTATCGTGCCTGAAGAGTCCATCATCGTCGGCAACACTGTTCTCTACGGCGCGATCGAGGGTGAAGCCTATCTGCAAGGCGTGGCCGGCGAGCGTTTCGCCGTGCGCAACTCCGGTGCGATCGCCGTCGTTGAAGGTGCCGGCGATCACTGCTGTGAATACATGACCGGCGGTATCGTTGTCGTTCTCGGCCGCACTGGCCGTAACTTCGCGGCCGGCATGTCAGGCGGCGTCGCCTACGTCATCGACGAGGATGGCACGTTCGAAAAACGTTGCAACATGGCGATGGTCGAGCTTGAGCCCGTGCTTTCGGAAGAATTCGTCAACGAGAACGCGTTCCACCAGAGCGGCGATCTCGAAGCACATGGCCGGGTCGACGTGTTTGCGAACCTGCTCGGCGCGGACGTCGAGCGCTTGCACGTTCTGATCGCACGTCACGCCAAGCTCACCGGCTCGGCGCGAGCGCAGCACATTCTCGCGAACTGGAAGACGTATCTGCCGATGTTCCGCAAGGTCATGCCGGTCGAATACCGCCGCGCGCTGAAAGAACTGAAATCGCGCGAGCCGGAAGAGCCGAAAATCGCAATCGGCGCATGA
- a CDS encoding GNAT superfamily N-acetyltransferase (product_source=COG0454; cath_funfam=3.40.630.30; cog=COG0454; pfam=PF13508; superfamily=55729), whose translation MIRLARAQDAAVVAAIVHAAYVVYLPRIGQKPGPMLDDYDELVAQGRVFVLEDGARIEGLVVLIPEDKTMLLDNVAVRPEAQGKGYGNRLIAFAEEQARAAGYNALRLFTHELMTENQARYKYLGFVETHRGEERGLKRVYMTKALDRR comes from the coding sequence ATGATTCGTCTCGCCCGCGCTCAAGATGCTGCCGTTGTAGCGGCAATCGTTCATGCGGCCTATGTGGTCTATCTGCCGCGCATCGGACAAAAGCCCGGCCCCATGCTCGATGACTACGACGAGCTGGTGGCGCAGGGCCGTGTGTTCGTTCTCGAAGATGGTGCACGGATTGAAGGTCTCGTCGTGCTTATCCCCGAAGACAAGACGATGTTGCTCGATAACGTCGCCGTCCGTCCCGAAGCGCAGGGCAAGGGATATGGCAACCGACTGATCGCATTCGCCGAAGAACAGGCGCGGGCCGCAGGCTACAATGCTCTTCGGCTGTTCACTCACGAACTGATGACGGAAAACCAGGCGCGCTACAAATATCTTGGATTTGTCGAAACCCACCGCGGCGAGGAAAGAGGTCTGAAGCGTGTTTACATGACCAAAGCACTCGACCGCCGCTAG
- a CDS encoding hypothetical protein (product_source=Hypo-rule applied; cleavage_site_network=SignalP-noTM), producing MALFSGKRLVCRAFAAGIVVLASLAAQPAMAADDLPAVDDVRVPAPPPIEEEAAPPPQYYAPAPRVQRPYAPEVYERESYAAIPPMRGERTALYPRPVLPPYQVVTIIRSSGYVPLGRVNRRGWVYTVAAAGPRGIEGRLVIDARTGRIMRFVPALADDVVAYSPPPGPPLYQQDYRRAPRPPAPVPRVAKGNAHGAAPKATSQSPSTAPAPAAISSDPSETAKPAATSATKHPVGPPVAERPAAVAPLDKAAEAKPAATVGATPPPPAAPATASTLKLWPTQAMPPVQPLD from the coding sequence ATGGCGTTGTTCTCGGGGAAAAGGCTGGTGTGCCGGGCTTTTGCTGCCGGTATCGTGGTCTTGGCATCCTTAGCTGCACAGCCTGCAATGGCGGCGGATGACCTTCCGGCAGTGGACGATGTTCGGGTGCCTGCGCCGCCACCGATTGAGGAAGAAGCCGCGCCGCCCCCGCAGTATTACGCACCGGCGCCTCGCGTGCAGAGGCCCTATGCACCAGAGGTCTATGAACGCGAGTCCTACGCGGCGATACCTCCGATGCGAGGTGAGCGAACGGCGCTGTATCCGCGGCCCGTGCTGCCGCCTTATCAAGTCGTCACCATTATCCGCTCCTCAGGTTATGTGCCGCTCGGAAGGGTCAACCGGCGCGGCTGGGTCTATACGGTGGCGGCTGCTGGTCCACGGGGTATTGAGGGCCGGCTGGTCATTGATGCTCGTACCGGCCGGATCATGCGCTTCGTTCCAGCTCTTGCCGACGACGTCGTCGCTTATAGTCCTCCTCCCGGGCCGCCGCTTTATCAACAGGATTACCGCCGCGCACCGCGCCCGCCAGCGCCGGTTCCACGCGTAGCCAAGGGGAATGCACATGGTGCGGCTCCGAAGGCTACAAGCCAGTCGCCATCGACCGCTCCGGCTCCCGCCGCCATTTCGAGCGATCCATCTGAGACCGCAAAACCCGCGGCAACATCCGCGACAAAGCATCCGGTCGGACCGCCGGTTGCGGAGCGGCCAGCCGCAGTTGCTCCATTGGACAAGGCCGCGGAGGCAAAGCCGGCTGCGACCGTTGGTGCAACTCCACCGCCACCGGCCGCGCCAGCGACAGCTTCCACACTGAAACTTTGGCCCACGCAGGCCATGCCTCCGGTGCAGCCACTGGATTGA